Proteins from a genomic interval of Marmoricola sp. OAE513:
- the aroH gene encoding chorismate mutase — translation MSVRAIRGATQLTADTREQMLDRVAEMVTEVMTANGLEVDDFISVIFTATSDLVAEFPAYAARGLGFGEVPLICARELEIDGSMPRVVRMMAHVETDRARSEITHVYLHGAAALRSDLTKVRSVPDEPGSRA, via the coding sequence GTGTCCGTACGTGCCATCCGTGGAGCCACCCAGCTGACCGCCGACACCCGGGAGCAGATGCTCGACCGGGTGGCCGAGATGGTCACCGAGGTGATGACCGCCAACGGGCTGGAGGTCGACGACTTCATCTCCGTCATCTTCACCGCGACCTCCGACCTGGTCGCGGAGTTCCCGGCGTACGCGGCCCGTGGGCTGGGCTTCGGCGAGGTGCCCCTGATCTGCGCGCGTGAGCTGGAGATCGACGGCTCGATGCCGCGGGTCGTGCGGATGATGGCGCACGTCGAGACCGACCGGGCCCGCTCGGAGATCACCCACGTCTACCTGCACGGCGCGGCAGCACTGCGCTCGGACCTCACCAAGGTCCGCTCGGTCCCGGACGAGCCCGGGAGCAGAGCCTGA
- a CDS encoding prephenate dehydrogenase, with protein MAAGLTGPIHVIGAGLLGTSIGLAASRQGVTVWLSDHNPEHVRTAVGLGAGVAVPPDGVPQLVVVAVPPVHIAEVAVAALETGAVVTDIGSVKAQPLAQISDHVGEDLLTRYVGSHPMAGNERSGPLAASASLFDGRPWAVTPHVHSDPGAVLLVEELIALCGAVGVRLSPVEHDLAVARTSHVPHLLAVLAAGQLNDAVPEHLSLSGQGVRDVTRVAGGDPELYSQIIRANAGVVGDLLRGVRDQLDELIAAVDDPTDGASGADLGEILTRGRAGTRIIPGKHGRAPLATGPLFVLVPDQPGELARLFADIGEIGVNVEDLRIDHDPGRPVGLVELQVEAAAAERLRQALEARNWTSHR; from the coding sequence ATGGCCGCTGGCCTCACCGGACCGATCCACGTCATCGGCGCCGGCCTGCTGGGCACCTCGATCGGCCTGGCGGCGAGCCGTCAGGGTGTCACGGTCTGGCTCAGTGACCACAACCCCGAGCACGTCCGAACGGCGGTCGGCCTCGGGGCCGGGGTGGCGGTCCCGCCTGACGGGGTGCCGCAGCTGGTCGTCGTCGCGGTCCCCCCGGTGCACATCGCCGAGGTGGCGGTCGCCGCGCTGGAGACCGGCGCGGTCGTCACCGACATCGGGAGCGTCAAGGCGCAGCCGCTGGCCCAGATCAGCGACCACGTCGGCGAGGACCTGCTGACCCGGTACGTCGGCAGCCACCCGATGGCGGGCAACGAACGCTCGGGGCCGCTGGCTGCCAGTGCGTCCCTGTTCGACGGGCGCCCGTGGGCGGTCACCCCGCACGTGCACTCCGACCCCGGAGCGGTGCTGCTGGTCGAGGAGCTGATCGCGCTGTGCGGCGCCGTCGGTGTCCGGCTCTCGCCGGTCGAGCACGACCTGGCCGTGGCCCGGACCTCGCACGTCCCGCACCTGCTGGCCGTGCTGGCGGCCGGGCAGCTCAACGACGCCGTCCCCGAGCACCTCAGCCTGTCCGGCCAGGGAGTTCGCGACGTGACCCGGGTGGCCGGCGGCGACCCCGAGCTCTACAGCCAGATCATCCGGGCCAACGCCGGTGTCGTCGGCGACCTGCTGCGCGGCGTCCGGGACCAGCTCGACGAGCTCATCGCGGCGGTGGACGACCCCACCGACGGCGCCTCCGGCGCGGACCTCGGCGAGATCCTGACCCGGGGCCGGGCCGGGACCCGGATCATCCCGGGCAAGCACGGCCGAGCCCCGCTGGCCACCGGTCCGCTGTTCGTCCTGGTGCCCGACCAGCCCGGTGAGCTCGCCCGGCTGTTCGCGGACATCGGGGAGATCGGCGTCAACGTCGAGGACCTGCGCATCGACCACGACCCCGGCCGCCCGGTCGGTCTGGTCGAGCTCCAGGTCGAGGCCGCGGCCGCCGAGAGGCTCCGCCAGGCGCTCGAAGCGAGGAACTGGACCTCTCACCGGTAG
- the cmk gene encoding (d)CMP kinase, translated as MSNSVNAAGSTGVVVAMDGPSGSGKSSTSRGVADKLGLAYLDTGAQFRAVTSWMLEHGVDVHDAEAVAARAGEPVLVSGTDPLAPTITVDGKDVAEAIRSEAVTAAVSPVATVPQVRVRLLELQRGIIAAALQSGGIVVEGRDIGSVVWPDAAVKLYLTADAAARAARRTAENGSGSVEATEADLLRRDAIDSSRASAPLVVPEGAVHLDTTPYGLDEVIALVVDIVEQATGSRAAP; from the coding sequence GTGAGCAATTCCGTGAACGCAGCAGGTTCGACCGGCGTGGTCGTGGCGATGGACGGTCCGTCCGGGTCCGGCAAGTCGAGCACGTCGCGCGGCGTCGCCGACAAGCTCGGGCTGGCCTACCTCGACACGGGAGCCCAGTTCCGCGCGGTGACCTCCTGGATGCTCGAGCACGGCGTCGACGTGCACGACGCCGAGGCCGTGGCAGCGCGCGCCGGGGAGCCCGTGCTGGTCTCCGGCACCGACCCGCTCGCGCCCACCATCACCGTGGACGGCAAGGACGTCGCCGAGGCGATCCGTTCCGAGGCCGTCACCGCTGCCGTCAGCCCGGTCGCCACGGTGCCCCAGGTGCGTGTCCGGCTGCTGGAGCTGCAGCGCGGCATCATCGCCGCGGCGCTGCAGTCCGGCGGGATCGTCGTGGAGGGTCGCGACATCGGCTCGGTCGTGTGGCCTGACGCCGCCGTGAAGCTGTACCTGACCGCGGACGCTGCGGCCCGCGCAGCCCGTCGTACGGCGGAGAACGGAAGTGGCTCGGTCGAGGCGACCGAGGCCGACCTGCTGCGACGCGACGCGATCGACTCCTCGCGGGCCTCCGCGCCGCTCGTCGTGCCCGAGGGTGCCGTGCACCTCGACACCACGCCGTACGGGCTGGACGAGGTGATCGCCCTGGTCGTCGACATCGTCGAGCAGGCCACCGGGTCCCGGGCGGCACCGTGA